One Coffea arabica cultivar ET-39 chromosome 5c, Coffea Arabica ET-39 HiFi, whole genome shotgun sequence DNA window includes the following coding sequences:
- the LOC140007681 gene encoding diaboline synthase-like, whose product MKLSDLVHQIRNKKLKLHEEYNKGNDGAKDAIPSSQCAKADHEVASERFDQFYLCSSSCGFPFYDVDFGSGKPVMVCDTNQTGAKNRFFLRDIRDGDAVEAVVTLDPTDMYFFQGNEELLAFASLNS is encoded by the coding sequence ATGAAACTCTCAGACTTGGTTCATcagataagaaacaaaaaactgaAGCTCCACGAGGAGTACAACAAAGGAAATGATGGGGCAAAGGATGCTATCCCCTCTTCTCAATGTGCTAAGGCGGATCATGAAGTTGCAAGTGAGAGATTTGATCAATTTTACCTCTGCAGCAGCTCGTGTGGATTTCCATTCTACGATGTTGATTTTGGATCTGGGAAGCCTGTGATGGTGTGTGATACCAATCAAACTGGTGCCAAGAATCGTTTCTTTTTGAGGGATATAAGGGATGGGGATGCAGTTGAAGCCGTTGTTACTCTAGATCCAACAGACATGTACTTCTTCCAAGGCAATGAAGAGCTGCTTGCATTTGCTTCTTTAAATTCATAA
- the LOC113690673 gene encoding acyltransferase-like yields the protein MSLKDSSLLEILSERLIKPFSPTPPSLRSYKLSRKDQMVHTRYVPWAFFYPADNNPEGKDRSSLTETETFELLQTSLSKTLAYYYPFAGRLKNNSFVDCNDMGVQLTEARIKCSMLEILKQENSHLKDLVFPRLFFTDVIPTECSLLIVQVSFFNCGGVAVALCASHKVMDASTTCNFMNDWSSMARTLNDHVPTPLFNGASLFPPIEDSKCSSNNELKAPKPPESCITRRFLFQSAKIDELKNIAVNSSGVCNPTRYEVVTALLFRCAVAAAKANSGSFQPSMLSNTVNLRRLTVPPLPKDFFFFFNSLNQTFCCFINLIPELTSKAGNS from the coding sequence ATGAGCCTCAAGGATTCTTCTCTGCTAGAGATACTTTCTGAAAGATTGATTAAACCATTTTCTCCCACCCCTCCTTCGTTAAGATCCTACAAGCTGTCTCGCAAAGACCAGATGGTGCATACTAGATATGTTCCCTGGGCTTTCTTTTATCCTGCGGACAATAATCCTGAGGGAAAGGACAGATCTTCATTAACTGAAACTGAAACATTTGAGCTGCTTCAAACTTCGCTATCTAAGACTCTGGCATACTATTATCCCTTTGCTGGAAGGctaaaaaataatagttttgtTGATTGCAATGACATGGGAGTTCAGCTTACTGAAGCTCGAATCAAGTGTTCAATGCTTGAAATTCTCAAACAAGAGAACTCTCATTTGAAAGATCTTGTTTTTCCTAGACTTTTCTTCACTGATGTCATTCCTACTGAATGTAGTCTATTGATCGTTCAGGTTAGCTTTTTCAACTGTGGAGGCGTGGCAGTAGCCCTGTGCGCGTCCCACAAGGTCATGGATGCATCAACCACGTGCAATTTCATGAATGATTGGTCTTCCATGGCTCGTACACTGAATGATCATGTTCCAACTCCTCTGTTCAATGGTGCTTCTCTATTCCCACCTATTGAGGATAGTAAGTGCTCATCCAACAATGAGCTGAAAGCTCCAAAACCACCAGAAAGCTGCATCACAAGGAGATTCTTGTTCCAGTCAGCCAAAATAGATGAACTCAAGAATATCGCAGTCAATTCATCAGGGGTTTGTAATCCTACTCGATATGAAGTTGTGACTGCACTACTTTTCAGGTGTGCTGTGGCTGCAGCAAAAGCAAATTCGGGTTCTTTCCAGCCATCCATGCTGTCTAACACTGTCAACTTGCGACGCTTAACTGTTCCTCCATTaccaaaagatttttttttttttttcaacagcctgaatcagactttttgttgttttataaacctaatcccagaattaacctcaaaagccggcaactcttga